One genomic segment of Rhizobium gallicum bv. gallicum R602sp includes these proteins:
- the glgX gene encoding glycogen debranching protein GlgX — translation MRADNRAKGGATLFETGVEFAVWSQHATEIQLCLFDETGNKELARLPMARENGHVHRLFVDGLKEGACYGFRVDGIYAPENGLWFDPSKLLVDPYAKLLDRPFRHDPRLGIFGEDTQNLMPKAKVTRDTKVTLEKPLFKPGGFIYEVAVKPFTILHPDVPETQRGTVAALAHPSVIAHLKRIGVDAVELMPIIAWIDERHLPPLGLTNGWGYNPVAFMALDPRLAPGGMAELRDTVAKLRAEGIGVILDLVFNHTGESDRYGTTLSLRGLDNLSFYRHLPGRPGELVNDTGTGNTVACDHPYVRQLIIDSLRHFVLGAGVDGFRFDLAPVLGRTANGFETHGGTLSAILDDDVLAERVMIAEPWDIGPGGYQLGNFPAPFLEWNDRVRDDIRSYWRGDDWKTGPLATALAGSSDIFLRNGGTATRSVNFLAAHDGFTLKDLVAYSHKHNEANGEENRDGHNENHSWNNGIEGETRYPDIIKKRRGDLKALISTLFASRGSIMLTAGDEGGRTQRGNNNAYCQDNEITWVDWEALDEELIAHTAFVAALRKRFSVFSESGFFDGNGDVEWISSSGNAMTVGEWETADLSTLGMLLTTRDRDSRRQVRLAVLFNRSNNAIDFVLPPPDTAAWRLLSPSGNSGKLGAAVIVPPRSAIFCVGI, via the coding sequence ATGCGGGCGGACAACAGGGCTAAAGGGGGCGCGACCCTTTTCGAAACCGGCGTCGAATTCGCCGTCTGGTCGCAGCATGCCACAGAGATCCAGCTCTGCCTCTTCGATGAAACCGGCAACAAGGAACTCGCGCGCCTGCCGATGGCGCGCGAAAACGGCCATGTGCACCGCCTTTTCGTCGACGGTCTGAAGGAAGGCGCCTGTTACGGCTTTCGGGTCGACGGCATCTATGCTCCGGAAAACGGTCTCTGGTTCGATCCGTCCAAGCTTCTGGTCGACCCGTACGCCAAACTGCTCGACCGGCCGTTCCGCCACGATCCGCGTCTTGGCATCTTCGGCGAAGACACGCAGAACCTGATGCCGAAGGCGAAGGTGACCCGCGATACGAAAGTGACGCTGGAGAAACCCCTCTTCAAGCCAGGCGGTTTTATCTATGAAGTCGCGGTCAAACCCTTCACGATCCTCCACCCGGACGTTCCCGAGACGCAGCGCGGCACCGTCGCCGCCCTTGCCCATCCCTCGGTGATCGCTCATCTCAAGCGGATCGGTGTCGATGCCGTCGAGCTGATGCCGATCATCGCTTGGATCGACGAGCGCCATTTGCCGCCGCTCGGACTAACGAACGGGTGGGGCTACAATCCCGTTGCCTTCATGGCGCTCGATCCGCGCCTCGCGCCGGGCGGCATGGCCGAACTGCGCGACACGGTTGCGAAACTTCGGGCCGAAGGCATCGGCGTCATTCTTGACCTCGTCTTCAACCATACCGGCGAGAGCGACCGTTACGGCACGACGCTGTCGCTGCGCGGCCTCGACAATCTCTCCTTCTACCGGCATCTGCCCGGCCGGCCCGGCGAGCTTGTCAACGACACCGGGACCGGCAATACCGTCGCCTGCGATCATCCCTATGTCCGCCAGCTCATCATCGATAGTCTGCGACATTTCGTCCTCGGCGCCGGCGTCGATGGTTTCCGCTTCGATCTGGCGCCTGTTCTTGGCCGCACGGCAAACGGCTTCGAGACCCATGGAGGGACACTCTCGGCGATCCTCGACGATGACGTGCTCGCCGAGCGCGTCATGATCGCCGAGCCTTGGGACATCGGTCCGGGCGGCTATCAACTCGGCAATTTTCCAGCTCCCTTCCTCGAATGGAACGACCGCGTTCGCGACGATATCCGCAGCTATTGGCGCGGCGACGACTGGAAGACCGGGCCGCTCGCAACAGCACTGGCCGGCTCCTCCGACATTTTCCTGCGAAACGGCGGAACAGCGACTCGCAGCGTCAATTTCCTCGCTGCCCATGACGGTTTCACGCTGAAGGATCTCGTTGCCTACAGTCATAAGCACAACGAAGCGAACGGCGAGGAAAACCGCGATGGCCACAATGAGAACCATTCGTGGAACAACGGCATCGAGGGCGAAACGCGCTATCCCGATATCATCAAGAAGCGCCGTGGCGATCTGAAGGCGCTGATCTCGACGCTCTTTGCCAGCCGCGGCAGCATCATGCTGACGGCGGGTGATGAAGGCGGGCGAACACAGCGCGGCAATAACAACGCCTATTGCCAGGACAACGAAATTACCTGGGTCGACTGGGAGGCTCTGGATGAAGAATTGATCGCCCACACCGCCTTCGTGGCAGCATTGCGAAAGCGCTTCTCCGTCTTCTCCGAATCCGGCTTCTTTGACGGCAACGGCGATGTCGAATGGATATCCTCCTCGGGCAATGCGATGACCGTTGGAGAGTGGGAGACTGCCGATCTTTCCACGCTCGGCATGCTGCTCACAACGCGCGACCGCGACAGCCGCAGACAGGTTCGCCTGGCCGTGCTTTTCAACCGATCGAACAATGCGATAGACTTCGTCCTCCCGCCCCCAGACACTGCCGCCTGGCGGCTGTTGAGCCCGTCCGGCAATTCCGGGAAGCTTGGCGCGGCCGTGATCGTTCCGCCGCGGTCGGCCATCTTTTGCGTCGGGATTTGA
- a CDS encoding MaoC family dehydratase, giving the protein MVKEISLAEVRGLIGTKTGLSDWILVDQAMIDAFAHATNDHQFIHTDPARATTESSFGGTIAHGFLTLSLLSTMNYNALPKIREQTMGINYGFDKVRFMAPVKSGTRIRGHFVLADARFRGASMLMTTYEVSIEIENEKKPALTANWITIIQFDPKDRPEET; this is encoded by the coding sequence ATGGTCAAGGAAATTTCGCTCGCGGAAGTCCGCGGGCTCATTGGCACGAAAACAGGGCTTTCAGATTGGATTCTTGTCGATCAGGCGATGATCGACGCTTTTGCGCACGCCACCAACGACCATCAGTTCATCCATACCGACCCGGCCCGCGCGACAACCGAAAGCTCCTTCGGCGGCACGATCGCCCACGGTTTCTTGACGCTCTCTCTGCTTTCCACAATGAATTACAATGCGTTGCCCAAAATCCGCGAGCAGACGATGGGCATCAACTATGGATTCGACAAGGTGCGCTTCATGGCGCCGGTCAAATCCGGCACCCGCATCCGCGGCCATTTCGTCCTCGCCGACGCACGCTTTCGCGGCGCCAGCATGCTGATGACCACATATGAAGTGTCCATCGAGATCGAGAACGAGAAGAAACCCGCGCTTACTGCGAACTGGATCACCATCATCCAGTTCGACCCGAAGGACCGGCCGGAGGAAACCTGA
- a CDS encoding sarcosine oxidase subunit gamma: MVDVAIRKSALSGSHGGSATVRLTPAPAASRVALRAPSASLKALSSALGLSIPDKPKTSGRKGGRSVLWLGPDEWLVIDDDGADLMALLSGVSLLHSATDVSHRNVGIIVSGPGAEAALSGGCPQDLSIGTFPVGACSRTLFGKAEVVFFRTEDDTFRIECWRSFSDYVFGLLAEAAEDAGH, encoded by the coding sequence ATGGTTGATGTGGCAATTCGCAAATCCGCTCTTTCCGGCAGCCACGGCGGTTCTGCCACTGTGCGGCTGACGCCTGCGCCTGCGGCGAGCCGGGTGGCGCTACGGGCGCCTTCAGCTTCGCTCAAAGCTCTTTCATCGGCTCTCGGCCTCTCGATCCCGGATAAGCCGAAAACCTCGGGCCGCAAGGGCGGACGCTCAGTGCTCTGGCTCGGCCCCGACGAATGGCTGGTGATCGATGACGACGGCGCAGATCTGATGGCCTTGTTATCAGGTGTCAGCCTCCTTCATTCGGCGACGGATGTCTCCCATCGCAATGTCGGCATCATCGTCTCTGGCCCCGGCGCCGAAGCCGCGCTTTCAGGCGGCTGCCCGCAGGACCTGTCGATAGGCACATTTCCGGTCGGCGCCTGCTCGCGCACGCTGTTCGGCAAGGCGGAAGTCGTGTTCTTCCGCACCGAGGACGATACGTTCCGGATCGAATGCTGGCGATCGTTTTCCGACTATGTCTTCGGTCTGCTGGCCGAGGCGGCAGAAGATGCGGGGCACTGA
- a CDS encoding sarcosine oxidase subunit alpha, whose amino-acid sequence MSGANRIPGKGRLTPARTARFTFDGKSYTALEGDTVASALIANGVHLVGRSFKYHRPRGILSAGAEEPNALIDVARDSARKQPNVRATVQEVFDGMIVKSQNRFPSLAFDVGGISDLLSPFFAAGFYYKTFMWPKAAWKHVYEPLIRRSAGLGVAPTEGDPDHYASRYAHCDVLVAGAGVAGLSAALAAAEAGARVIICDEQAECGGALRFDCGVKIDGIEGYVWAQRAAAKLKAMDNVQVLTRTTAFGYYNHNFIALAERVTDHIAKPGRDLPRERLWQVRAKRVILASGAIERHMVFRNNDRPGIMLASAARMYLNHYGVAVGAKVGVYTAHDSAYEAAFDLKRAGVAITAIVDCRQTPGAAVLAEARSLGIEVLAGQSVINTSGKLRVSSMTVARNGGGSPRKIAVDALLVSAGWTPSVHLFSQSRGKVKFEPESQRFLPGTYAQDCLSVGACNGTDGLQQTIEESLAAGELMAQAVGKSGSGKISVSAEQAYDWTGGMIGAAEGAGPETSAKAFIDFQHDVCAKDIRLAVREGMHSIEHIKRFTTNGMASDQGKLSNMHGLAIAAEMLGKEIPQVGLTTFRAPYTPVTYGTLISHSRGELFDPARKTPMHQWEAAHGAVFEDVGNWKRAWFYPRAGETMHQSVARECKTARDIAGVFDASTLGKIEVVGPDAAEFMNLMYTNAWDTLKPGKCRYGIMTREDGFVYDDGVVGRLADDRFHVTTTTGGAPRVLHHMEDYLQTEFPHLKVWLTSVTEQWAVIAVQGPKAREIVAPLVEGLDISNEAFPHMSVGECKVCGVPARLFRVSFTGEVGFEINVPADFGQSVLEAVWANAEPLGACVYGTETMHVLRAEKGYIIVGQDTDGTVTPDDAGLSWAVSKKKTDFVGIRGLKRPDLVREGRKQLVGLVTKDTKLVLEEGAQIVANPNEPKPMTMLGHVTSSYWSENLGKSIAFALVAGGRARTGETLYVPMPDKTIAVEVTDMVFFDKEGGRING is encoded by the coding sequence ATGAGCGGCGCGAACCGAATTCCAGGCAAGGGACGCCTGACGCCGGCGAGAACCGCCCGCTTCACTTTCGATGGCAAGAGCTATACCGCGCTCGAAGGCGACACCGTCGCTTCGGCGTTGATCGCCAACGGCGTGCATCTCGTCGGCCGCTCCTTCAAGTACCACCGCCCGCGCGGCATCCTTTCAGCCGGTGCGGAAGAGCCGAATGCGCTGATTGACGTTGCCCGAGACTCGGCGCGAAAGCAGCCGAACGTGCGCGCCACGGTTCAGGAAGTCTTCGACGGTATGATCGTCAAGTCGCAGAACCGCTTCCCGTCACTTGCTTTTGACGTCGGTGGCATAAGCGATCTGCTTTCGCCGTTCTTTGCGGCGGGATTCTACTACAAGACCTTCATGTGGCCGAAGGCCGCCTGGAAGCATGTCTATGAGCCGCTCATCCGACGTTCCGCCGGTCTCGGCGTCGCGCCGACGGAAGGCGATCCGGATCACTACGCAAGCCGCTATGCGCATTGCGACGTGCTCGTCGCCGGCGCGGGCGTTGCCGGTCTGTCCGCTGCCCTTGCCGCGGCTGAGGCGGGCGCCCGCGTCATCATCTGCGACGAGCAGGCGGAATGCGGCGGTGCGTTGCGCTTTGACTGCGGCGTGAAGATCGACGGCATCGAAGGCTACGTCTGGGCGCAGCGGGCGGCTGCCAAGCTGAAGGCGATGGACAACGTGCAGGTTCTGACCCGCACGACGGCCTTCGGCTACTACAACCATAATTTCATCGCTCTTGCCGAGCGCGTGACCGACCATATCGCCAAGCCAGGCCGTGACCTGCCGCGCGAGCGTCTCTGGCAGGTCCGCGCCAAGCGGGTAATCCTCGCCAGCGGTGCAATCGAACGGCACATGGTATTCCGAAACAACGACCGTCCGGGCATCATGCTGGCGTCTGCCGCGCGCATGTACCTGAACCACTACGGTGTCGCCGTCGGAGCCAAGGTCGGTGTCTACACCGCCCATGACTCGGCCTATGAAGCCGCTTTCGACCTGAAGCGTGCCGGCGTGGCAATCACTGCGATCGTCGATTGCCGCCAGACGCCGGGGGCTGCAGTTCTTGCCGAAGCGCGTTCGCTCGGTATCGAGGTGCTGGCTGGACAATCGGTCATCAATACTTCGGGAAAGCTCCGCGTCTCATCGATGACCGTCGCCCGCAACGGCGGCGGCTCGCCGCGCAAGATTGCGGTCGACGCATTGCTGGTTTCGGCCGGCTGGACCCCGTCGGTGCACCTCTTCTCGCAGTCGCGCGGCAAGGTGAAGTTCGAGCCGGAAAGCCAGCGCTTCCTGCCGGGCACCTATGCGCAGGACTGCCTGTCGGTCGGCGCCTGCAACGGCACCGACGGCCTGCAGCAGACGATCGAAGAGTCTCTTGCGGCCGGCGAGCTGATGGCGCAAGCCGTCGGAAAATCGGGCAGTGGCAAGATTAGCGTCTCGGCCGAGCAGGCCTATGACTGGACCGGAGGTATGATCGGTGCTGCCGAAGGTGCCGGCCCGGAGACGAGCGCCAAGGCCTTCATAGACTTCCAGCACGATGTCTGCGCCAAGGACATCCGTCTTGCGGTGCGCGAAGGGATGCACTCGATCGAGCACATCAAGCGCTTCACGACGAACGGCATGGCCTCCGACCAGGGCAAGCTCTCCAACATGCACGGTCTGGCGATCGCCGCCGAAATGCTCGGCAAGGAAATCCCGCAGGTCGGCCTCACGACCTTCCGTGCGCCCTATACGCCGGTCACCTATGGCACGCTGATCAGCCATTCGCGCGGCGAGCTCTTCGATCCCGCGCGTAAGACGCCGATGCATCAGTGGGAAGCGGCACATGGCGCTGTGTTCGAAGACGTCGGAAACTGGAAACGTGCCTGGTTTTATCCGCGCGCCGGCGAGACGATGCATCAGTCAGTTGCCCGCGAATGCAAAACGGCTCGCGATATCGCAGGCGTTTTTGATGCCTCGACGCTCGGCAAGATCGAGGTCGTCGGCCCGGATGCGGCCGAGTTCATGAACCTGATGTACACGAATGCCTGGGACACGCTGAAACCCGGCAAGTGCCGCTATGGCATCATGACCCGCGAAGACGGCTTCGTGTACGACGACGGCGTTGTCGGGCGTCTTGCAGATGACCGTTTCCATGTCACGACGACGACAGGCGGCGCGCCGCGCGTTCTTCATCACATGGAAGATTATCTGCAAACGGAGTTCCCGCATCTGAAGGTGTGGCTGACCTCCGTTACTGAGCAATGGGCTGTGATTGCCGTGCAAGGTCCGAAGGCGCGCGAGATCGTTGCGCCGCTCGTTGAGGGGCTCGATATTTCCAACGAGGCCTTCCCGCATATGAGCGTTGGCGAGTGCAAGGTCTGCGGCGTACCTGCGCGCCTCTTCCGAGTGTCGTTTACTGGCGAAGTCGGCTTCGAAATAAACGTTCCAGCCGATTTCGGCCAGTCGGTGCTGGAAGCGGTCTGGGCAAATGCCGAGCCGCTTGGCGCCTGCGTCTACGGCACCGAGACGATGCACGTCCTTCGCGCCGAAAAGGGCTATATCATCGTTGGACAGGATACGGACGGCACTGTTACGCCGGATGACGCAGGTCTTTCCTGGGCCGTTTCCAAGAAGAAGACCGATTTTGTTGGCATTCGGGGGCTGAAGCGTCCCGATCTCGTCAGGGAAGGCCGCAAGCAGCTTGTCGGTCTCGTCACGAAGGATACGAAGCTGGTGCTCGAAGAGGGCGCACAGATCGTCGCCAATCCGAACGAGCCGAAGCCGATGACCATGCTTGGTCATGTGACCTCGTCCTACTGGTCGGAAAACCTCGGCAAGTCGATCGCCTTCGCGCTGGTCGCTGGCGGAAGGGCGCGCACAGGCGAGACCCTTTATGTACCAATGCCCGACAAGACGATTGCCGTTGAAGTGACGGACATGGTGTTCTTTGACAAAGAAGGAGGCCGGATCAATGGTTGA
- a CDS encoding sarcosine oxidase subunit delta, whose amino-acid sequence MLLIYCPYCQEERSELEFRGAGDAHIARPQTIASISDEEFEAYFFMRDNPKGLIFERWRHIHGCGRFFNAARDTISDKFIMTYKAGEPKPEIGAASVPHAPVETYEATEGEAK is encoded by the coding sequence ATGCTACTGATCTACTGCCCATACTGTCAGGAAGAGCGCTCCGAGCTCGAATTCCGTGGCGCTGGCGACGCGCATATTGCGCGGCCCCAGACTATCGCTTCGATTTCCGACGAGGAATTCGAGGCGTATTTCTTCATGCGCGACAACCCGAAGGGTCTGATCTTCGAACGCTGGCGGCACATCCACGGCTGCGGCCGTTTCTTCAATGCAGCGCGCGACACCATCAGCGACAAATTCATCATGACCTACAAGGCAGGCGAGCCAAAGCCTGAAATAGGCGCTGCGAGCGTCCCGCACGCCCCCGTCGAAACCTATGAAGCGACGGAAGGAGAGGCGAAATGA